The following are encoded together in the Macrobrachium nipponense isolate FS-2020 chromosome 14, ASM1510439v2, whole genome shotgun sequence genome:
- the LOC135226512 gene encoding uncharacterized protein LOC135226512 — MIRFFPSWTKWKTAPPGNDQDKTVFPKASTESPQQQGQFVSTPPAPPSSHKMPSASLKPIQGTRPKHPPPPPPPPHYRRNNSAPYRHNERVPRPRPAALKPVPFTKTPNITKPMDLSHLKVLLPKILEKFGLPKSFGEKLFQNEAALQDTILQIMKDKAFRNALGMIPKMDLLNADMTSLLSTLSSLDPTIIMNLLKNADLSKVTSLMSSLGIDTSYISGVFNRAGAAAEYSTKDGGDDDSKLIYIPILDTGSVNNVQVLGFIVILFFLLTTAYAYLEYGAFATARKERPVHQLVTNEQVLGYGDTSEIWLPVVEAIEEETPWNPPPPIHILQPSPTEPPPPAPRPPTLPPRPYTLPPRPPTMPSRRLIVPPRPPTALLPPRQIITAAPKRATLPPPRPRPVYRPIRRRFRPKLRRRYQHQHQHQQQQQQLQQRYQPTTKNDSPLYLDSQEIRHLTRRRPVYRPRVDRLEPVYYDYYDDYYEDDDKHDSDDYLYEDDYEYYDQGSYRETGEPSRSVGAINYKYYPATKRPEDHPYSYYSFPGPRASEGTKKTTTPKSTTTTTTSTTTTTTTPSTTTTTTPSTRPTSRYADTIRTAQPPFSSLRE; from the exons ATGATTCGCTTTTTCCCGTCATGGACGAAATGGAAGACGGCCCCACCCGGGAATGACCAGGATAAGACCGTGTTCCCGAAAGCGTCCACGGAATCCCCTCAACAACAGGGGCAGTTCGTGTCGACACCGCCGGCACCTCCATCATCCCATAAAATGCCGTCGGCCTCACTGAAACCCATCCAGGGAACACGACCTAagcaccctccccctccccctccccctcctcattaTCGCCGTAATAATTCAGCCCCCTATCGACACAACGAGAGGGTCCCTCGTCCTAGACCAGCCGCTCTCAAACCAGTGCCATTCACGAAGACCCCCAACATCACGAAACCCATGGACTTGTCCCACCTGAAAGTGCTTTTGCCCAAGATCCTCGAGAAGTTCGGCCTACCGAAATCCTTCGGCGAGAAGCTCTTCCAGAACGAAGCCGCTCTGCAGGACACGATCCTCCAGATCATGAAGGACAAGGCCTTCCGCAATGCCCTGGGCATGATCCCGAAGATGGACCTGCTGAACGCGGACATGACCAGCCTACTGAGTACCCTGAGTTCCCTCGACCCGACGATCATCATGAACCTCTTGAAGAATGCTGACTTGTCGAAGGTCACTTCTCTCATGTCTAGCCTGGGCATAGACACTTCGTATATCAGCGGAGTTTTTAACAGGGCTGGGGCAGCGGCGGAGTATTCCACCAAG GACGGTGGTGACGACGACAGCAAACTGATCTACATCCCTATCCTGGACACGGGCTCCGTGAACAACGTCCAGGTCCTCGGCTTCATCGTCATCCTGTTTTTCCTCCTCACGACGGCGTACGCCTACTTGGAGTACGGCGCTTTTGCTACGGCCAGAAAAGAGAG GCCCGTCCACCAACTAGTCACTAACGAGCAGGTCTTAGGTTACGGGGACACGTCTGAAATCTGGCTACCCGTGGTAGAAGCCATCGAGGAAGAGACCCCCTGGAATCCCCCGCCGCCCATCCATATCCTTCAGCCTTCCCCTACAGAGCCGCCACCACCAGCACCACGCCCACCTACATTACCCCCTCGCCCGTACACATTGCCACCGCGCCCACCTACAATGCCATCGCGCAGACTCATAGTACCACCTCGTCCACCAACGGCGTTATTACCGCCGAGACAGATCATCACGGCGGCTCCGAAGAGAGCCACTCTGCCCCCGCCTCGCCCCCGACCTGTCTACCGACCCATCAGGCGTCGGTTCCGTCCAAAGCTCCGGAGAAGGTACCAGCACcagcaccagcaccagcagcagcagcagcagctgcagcagcgGTACCAGCCGACGACGAAGAACGACAGTCCTCTGTACCTGGACTCGCAGGAGATCCGCCACTTAACTCGCAGGAGACCTGTCTATAGGCCTAGGGTAGACCGACTGGAACCAGTGTACTACGACTACTATGACGACTACTACGAAGACGACGACAAGCACGATTCCGACGACTACCTGTACGAGGACGACTACGAGTATTACGATCAGGGGTCGTATCGGGAGACTGGTGAGCCTTCTAGGTCGGTGGGCGCCATCAACTACAAGTACTACCCGGCGACGAAGAGGCCAGAGGACCATCCGTATTCCTACTACAGCTTCCCGGGACCGAGGGCCTCTGAAGGGACCAAAAAGACCACGACGCCCAAAagcaccaccaccactaccactagtactaccactactaccacaacaccAAGCACTACTACCACTACAACGCCATCAACACGTCCCACCAGCAGGTACGCCGACACCATCAGAACGGCTCAGCCGCCCTTCTCTTCCCTCAGAGAATAG